A genomic region of Papaver somniferum cultivar HN1 chromosome 7, ASM357369v1, whole genome shotgun sequence contains the following coding sequences:
- the LOC113296860 gene encoding probable inorganic phosphate transporter 1-7, producing the protein MAKEQKSQLEVLNALDVAKTQWYHFTAIVIAGMGFFTDAYDLFCISLVTKLLGRIYYHVDGSPKPGSLPPNISAAVNGVALFGTLAGQLFFGWLGDKMGRKKVYGMTLGIMVVASIASGLSFGHTPGTVMGTLCFFRFWLGFGIGGDYPLSATIMSEYSNKKTRGAFIAAVFAMQGFGILSGGVFAIVISSIFKSVYKAPPYEVDALGSTVPQADYVWRIILMFGAIPAAMTFYSRSKMPETARYTALVAKDAKKAAADMSKVLQTEIEAEPEKVETIRDEKTNSFGLFSMQFVRRHGAHLFGTASTWFLLDIAFYSQNLFQKDVFSAIGWIPKASTMNALDEVFWISRAQTLIALCSTVPGYWFTVAFIDHIGRFWIQLVGFFMMTVFMFGLAIPYHHWTQPDNRIGFVIMYALTFFFANFGPNSTTFVVPAEIFPARLRSTCHGISAAAGKAGAIIGAFGFLYLAQDKDPKKADPGYPAGIGVKNALIVLGFVNLLGMLCTLLVPESKGKSLEEMSGENEEETA; encoded by the coding sequence ATGGCTAAAGAACAGAAGTCACAGTTGGAGGTTCTGAATGCACTCGATGTTGCAAAAACACAATGGTATCATTTCACTGCAATTGTGATTGCTGGTATGGGTTTCTTCACAGATGCATATGATCTGTTCTGCATTTCACTTGTCACAAAGCTACTTGGTCGGATCTACTATCACGTCGATGGTTCTCCGAAACCCGGTTCTTTACCACCAAACATATCAGCTGCTGTTAATGGTGTTGCTCTATTCGGTACTCTTGCTGGACAACTGTTCTTTGGTTGGCTCGGTGACAAAATGGGCCGTAAAAAAGTTTATGGTATGACCCTAGGTATAATGGTGGTTGCTTCTATTGCATCCGGTCTTTCCTTTGGTCACACACCGGGTACAGTTATGGGGACTCTGTGTTTCTTCCGATTTTGGCTGGGTTTTGGCATTGGTGGTGACTACCCATTATCTGCCACCATCATGTCTGAGTACTCCAACAAGAAAACTCGTGGTGCCTTTATCGCTGCTGTTTTTGCCATGCAAGGATTTGGAATTTTGTCGGGTGGAGTGTTTGCCATCGTCATTTCTTCTATATTTAAATCTGTTTATAAAGCTCCTCCATATGAGGTTGATGCCCTTGGTTCGACGGTTCCTCAAGCTGACTACGTCTGGCGTATAATTCTGATGTTTGGGGCAATACCAGCTGCAATGACCTTTTATTCGCGCTCAAAAATGCCTGAAACTGCTCGTTACACCGCGCTAGTTGCAAAGGATGCTAAGAAAGCAGCCGCAGATATGTCCAAAGTTTTACAGACCGAGATTGAAGCTGAGCCAGAGAAGGTTGAGACAATAAGAGATGAGAAGACAAATTCATTTGGTTTGTTCTCGATGCAGTTTGTTCGTCGACACGGAGCTCATTTGTTTGGAACTGCCAGTACATGGTTTTTGCTTGATATTGCATTTTACAGTCAGAATTTGTTTCAGAAAGATGTTTTCAGTGCAATTGGATGGATTCCTAAAGCATCAACTATGAATGCTCTCGACGAAGTTTTCTGGATTTCTAGAGCACAGACCCTCATTGCTCTATGCAGTACTGTTCCTGGATACTGGTTCACCGTAGCTTTCATTGACCACATCGGAAGGTTTTGGATTCAGCTGGTTGGTTTCTTCATGATGACAGTTTTCATGTTCGGTCTTGCAATCCCATACCACCACTGGACACAACCAGATAACAGAATAGGATTTGTTATCATGTATGCACTCACATTCTTCTTTGCAAACTTCGGCCCCAACAGTACTACATTTGTTGTCCCAGCTGAAATTTTTCCTGCGAGATTAAGGTCTACTTGCCACGGTATTTCGGCTGCTGCAGGCAAAGCAGGTGCAATTATTGGTGCATTTGGTTTCTTGTATTTGGCTCAAGACAAAGATCCCAAGAAAGCAGATCCTGGTTATCCTGCAGGAATCGGTGTGAAGAATGCTCTTATCGTGCTGGGTTTTGTCAACCTTTTGGGTATGTTATGCACTCTGTTGGTTCCTGAATCTAAAGGAAAATCACTTGAAGAGATGTCTGGAGAGAACGAAGAAGAAACAGCTtag
- the LOC113294480 gene encoding F-box protein CPR1-like, giving the protein MTLVTHISDSEVDSFHAPTLGSFSVIPSSYPLVSSDWPELPAVSDSWNIVNYSFCVLCEEVSQYYSAGKGFHGVFFKEALHWLGSIVTEKNSSDVIVTFNMSTETMVDMPLPENGMPPIDFQGEMYSNLGVWGDCICIACIWGSVKIDVWVMHEYGVKKSWNKIDCLSYKYVGFDVWYLADI; this is encoded by the exons ATGACCCTCGTGACCCATATCTCTGATTCCGAAGTTGATAGTTTTCATGCTCCAACGCTAGGTTCCTTCTCTGTAATTCCCTCATCATATCCTCTTGTCTCCTCTGATTGGCCAGAATTGCCAGCAGTGTCAG ATTCATGGAATATTGTCAATTACTCATTTTGTGTTCTCTGTGAAGAAGTATCTCAATATTATAGTGCTGGTAAAGGATTTCATGGTGTGTTTTTCAAAGAAGCTCTTCATTGGTTGGGAAGTATTGTCACCGAAAAAAACTCGTCCGATGTTATAGTCACTTTTAATATGAGCACTGAGACAATGGTGGATATGCCATTGCCTGAAAATGGGATGCCACCTATAGATTTTCAAGGGGAAATGTACTCAAATTTGGGAGTGTGGGGAGACTGCATTTGTATAGCTTGTATTTGGGGATCAGTTAAAATTGATGTGTGGGTGATGCACGAGTATGGAGTAAAAAAATCTTGGAATAAAATTGATTGTCTTTCCTACAAATATGTCGGATTTGATGTTTGGTATCTGGCCGATATATAA